The following proteins are encoded in a genomic region of Ornithinibacillus sp. 4-3:
- a CDS encoding ABC transporter ATP-binding protein, with protein MNIVVEAKQIKKVYGAKGNIFSALEDIDLTVMEGEFVGIMGPSGAGKSTLLNILATIDEPTTGNIVVDGINLTKMNEEQLSAFRRDKLGFLFQDYNLLDTLTVKENIILPLALAKLNIKELERRADEVADKFGIRDILNKYPYQISGGQKQRTAASRAIISKPSLILADEPTGALDSKSATDLLESLKDLNEQDKATILMVTHDAYAASYCNRVLFIKDGKIFTELVKGKRSRKEFFNKVLDVLSALGGGANDVI; from the coding sequence ATGAATATTGTAGTCGAAGCAAAACAAATAAAAAAAGTCTATGGTGCAAAGGGAAATATATTTTCAGCTTTGGAGGATATAGACTTAACGGTCATGGAAGGTGAATTCGTCGGTATTATGGGACCCTCGGGTGCTGGTAAATCAACTTTACTAAATATATTGGCAACTATTGACGAGCCGACTACGGGTAACATCGTGGTTGACGGAATCAATTTGACAAAGATGAATGAAGAACAATTATCTGCCTTTCGCCGTGACAAACTTGGTTTCCTTTTCCAAGACTATAATTTATTAGATACTTTAACTGTGAAAGAAAATATTATCTTGCCGTTAGCCTTGGCAAAATTGAACATTAAAGAATTGGAACGAAGAGCAGATGAAGTGGCAGATAAATTTGGAATTCGCGACATTTTAAATAAGTACCCGTATCAAATTTCTGGTGGACAAAAGCAACGCACGGCAGCTTCTCGAGCGATTATTTCAAAGCCAAGCCTAATATTGGCAGATGAACCAACAGGTGCGTTGGATTCGAAATCAGCAACAGACTTGTTAGAAAGTTTAAAGGATCTAAATGAACAAGACAAGGCAACCATTTTAATGGTTACCCATGATGCTTATGCGGCAAGTTATTGTAATCGCGTCCTATTTATTAAAGACGGTAAAATCTTCACAGAACTTGTGAAAGGGAAAAGATCCCGCAAAGAATTTTTCAACAAGGTGTTGGATGTTCTATCCGCACTGGGGGGTGGAGCAAATGACGTTATTTAG
- a CDS encoding FtsX-like permease family protein: MTLFSLARKNIKGNFNNYFVYFVTLVFSMVIYYTFTSLQYSEKIQESIELSDTMSFMFGVSSIILILFVAIFILYSNSFFTRKRKKEVGLYAILGLRKKTIAKMLFYENLIMGIIAIVIGIILGTLLSKLFAMILIKLTGSIAEMDFGISILAITQTVIVFMVIILFTSVQGYRLIYRFTLIELFYDEKKGEQIPKVSLISAVIGVILLVVSYWLILKPFPDEFTTEYLIKNYGIAFVALVIGTQLFFRSVTVYLLRFSQKNKSRYYRGTRIIETSRLLFRIRGNARTFTVIALLSAATICFLGATYSGYYSNEKRAKEVVPFSYSHLSKGPEIDSQVESIIKADHRHPIKAKLDIPVIQVKGILSFQLDYDINPVKLISESTFNKVANALNKDETVSLSGNQAAVIQPRFTEYTKSVFKGENITIQLPQGSSELPFVHMVESNVLPFDYPDFFLVVSNEMFAKIAKKEAPLTYKVYEVENEVTAQATSRKVNKLVGNDFQVSSSFYTEYKQGKEGNAITLFIFGFLGLVFLAASGSIIYFKQLTEANEAKGQYEILRKIGVNKKDIRKSIKRQSLFVFGWPLTVGILHSCVTLYFTSNFISNLIGINLIFPILMAIVFFVIIYAVYYVLTVNTYNRIVNK, encoded by the coding sequence ATGACGTTATTTAGTTTAGCAAGGAAAAATATTAAAGGTAATTTCAATAATTATTTTGTCTATTTTGTTACGCTCGTATTCAGCATGGTTATTTATTATACGTTCACTTCCTTGCAATATAGCGAAAAAATTCAGGAAAGCATTGAATTGTCGGATACAATGAGTTTCATGTTTGGGGTATCATCAATTATCTTAATTTTATTCGTAGCAATCTTTATTTTGTACTCCAATTCATTCTTCACAAGAAAAAGGAAGAAAGAAGTCGGATTGTACGCCATACTTGGTTTACGCAAGAAAACCATTGCAAAAATGTTGTTTTATGAAAATTTGATTATGGGAATCATTGCAATAGTTATTGGAATTATTCTTGGGACCTTACTTTCCAAATTATTTGCAATGATTTTAATAAAACTTACGGGTTCAATTGCCGAGATGGACTTCGGTATTTCCATTTTAGCGATTACCCAAACAGTCATAGTCTTTATGGTCATTATTTTATTCACTTCCGTTCAAGGTTACCGTTTGATTTATCGTTTTACATTAATCGAATTATTCTATGATGAGAAAAAAGGAGAACAAATTCCAAAGGTTTCACTTATTTCGGCTGTTATCGGAGTTATATTGCTTGTCGTTAGTTACTGGCTGATATTAAAACCATTTCCTGACGAATTTACTACGGAATATTTAATAAAAAATTATGGGATTGCTTTTGTTGCTCTCGTCATTGGCACCCAATTATTTTTTCGATCTGTAACGGTCTATTTATTAAGATTTTCACAAAAAAATAAGTCGCGTTATTACAGAGGAACTAGAATAATTGAAACATCTCGTTTACTGTTTCGTATTAGAGGGAATGCACGTACCTTTACAGTCATTGCATTGTTGAGTGCTGCTACGATCTGTTTCTTAGGTGCAACTTACAGTGGGTATTACAGCAACGAAAAAAGAGCTAAGGAAGTTGTTCCGTTCAGCTATTCACATTTGTCAAAAGGTCCAGAAATTGATTCGCAGGTGGAGAGCATAATAAAAGCAGATCATCGACATCCAATAAAAGCCAAACTAGACATACCCGTCATTCAGGTAAAAGGAATACTCTCATTTCAACTGGATTATGACATAAATCCTGTGAAATTAATCTCAGAAAGTACATTTAATAAAGTAGCGAATGCTTTAAATAAGGATGAAACAGTCTCACTATCAGGAAATCAAGCAGCAGTAATCCAGCCAAGGTTTACTGAATATACGAAGTCGGTTTTTAAAGGAGAAAATATAACGATTCAATTGCCTCAAGGAAGCAGCGAACTGCCATTTGTCCATATGGTTGAAAGTAATGTGCTACCTTTCGATTATCCCGATTTCTTTCTCGTAGTCAGTAACGAAATGTTTGCCAAGATAGCCAAAAAAGAGGCACCATTAACTTATAAAGTGTATGAAGTGGAAAATGAAGTAACGGCACAAGCCACTTCAAGGAAAGTAAATAAACTGGTTGGAAACGATTTTCAAGTTTCTTCATCATTTTATACGGAGTATAAGCAAGGTAAAGAAGGAAACGCAATTACTCTCTTTATTTTTGGTTTTTTGGGACTTGTATTTTTAGCGGCAAGTGGAAGTATCATTTATTTCAAACAGTTAACAGAAGCGAATGAGGCGAAAGGACAATATGAAATCCTTAGAAAAATCGGTGTCAATAAAAAGGATATACGTAAATCAATCAAAAGACAGTCATTATTTGTGTTCGGATGGCCACTAACCGTAGGAATATTGCACAGTTGTGTGACATTGTACTTTACTAGCAACTTTATTTCTAATCTAATTGGAATCAATCTTATCTTCCCTATTCTAATGGCTATAGTCTTCTTTGTTATCATCTATGCAGTCTATTACGTATTAACTGTTAATACGTACAATCGCATTGTAAACAAATAA
- a CDS encoding conjugal transfer protein, whose amino-acid sequence MKQNLIPYSMQIAMLKQLLTRKLITEKEYYMVKNKLMKEYDIISDITG is encoded by the coding sequence TTGAAACAGAACTTGATTCCTTATAGTATGCAAATTGCTATGTTAAAACAACTGCTAACCCGTAAATTGATTACTGAGAAAGAATATTACATGGTTAAAAATAAATTAATGAAAGAATATGACATCATTTCTGATATTACAGGCTGA
- a CDS encoding helix-turn-helix domain-containing protein → MTGMIDANTKDNECGLLPYPIILAANKGDPEAMNYVILHYGSYMASLSMRKLYDERGNTYWGIDVDTHDRLRSKLMHSILAFKI, encoded by the coding sequence ATGACTGGGATGATTGATGCTAACACAAAAGACAACGAATGTGGCTTATTACCGTATCCAATTATTTTAGCTGCAAATAAGGGTGATCCAGAAGCGATGAATTACGTTATTTTGCATTATGGAAGCTATATGGCAAGTTTGTCTATGCGTAAACTTTATGATGAGCGTGGTAATACGTATTGGGGCATTGATGTAGACACACATGATCGTTTACGTTCGAAGCTTATGCATAGCATTTTAGCTTTCAAGATTTGA
- a CDS encoding RNA polymerase sigma factor — translation MIEPDRAEWQVRCAFNAFCKRVLKNEAINTYNERRQQQAREMTFSDLTPQEENQLYTLDKQYEGEEGQSFQVAGKKITPKLLAEALRTLPKEKRKTVLLYYFFDKSDVEIAGLLDIPRSTVQYRRTSSFKRLKRFLEEHADDWDD, via the coding sequence ATGATAGAACCAGATCGTGCCGAATGGCAAGTTCGCTGTGCATTCAATGCTTTTTGTAAACGTGTATTGAAGAATGAAGCAATCAATACTTATAACGAAAGGCGCCAACAACAAGCAAGGGAGATGACATTTTCTGATCTCACACCACAAGAAGAAAATCAACTCTATACCTTAGATAAGCAATATGAAGGAGAAGAAGGACAAAGTTTTCAAGTGGCTGGAAAGAAAATCACTCCGAAATTACTTGCTGAAGCGTTGCGTACTTTGCCAAAAGAAAAGCGTAAGACTGTCCTATTATACTACTTTTTTGACAAATCAGATGTAGAAATAGCTGGACTACTCGATATTCCACGTAGTACCGTTCAGTATAGGCGGACAAGCTCTTTCAAAAGGTTAAAGCGATTTTTGGAGGAACATGCAGATGACTGGGATGATTGA